The following coding sequences lie in one Ctenopharyngodon idella isolate HZGC_01 chromosome 11, HZGC01, whole genome shotgun sequence genomic window:
- the thoc7 gene encoding THO complex subunit 7 homolog, with protein sequence MGSITDDEVIRKRLLIDGDGAGDDRRINVLMKSFTKWCHSNFSPEEGFSQYQRMLTSLAQCEFSMGKTLLVYNMNLKEMENYEAIYSDIETSITSAHEKIAECKKEIQRAKRIRKNRQEYDALARVIKQHPDRHETLKQLEALDKELQQLSHIKENVDDKLELRKKQFHVLLTTIQELQQTLENDEKMESDDTQESLMENGD encoded by the exons ATGGGTAGCATCACTGATG ATGAGGTAATTCGGAAGCGTCTTCTGATCGATGGAGATGGAGCTGGAGATGATAGGCGCATTAATGTGCTCATGAAGAGCTTCACCAAATGGTGCCACTCCAATTTCTCACCAGAGGAAGG GTTCTCACAGTATCAGAGGATGTTGACATCTTTGGCTCAATGTGAGTTCTCCATGGGGAAGACCCTGCTCGTGTACAACATGAACCTAAAAGAAATGGAAAATTATGAAGCAATCTATTCAGATATTG AAACAAGTATAACATCAGCCCATGAAAAAATTGCAGAGTGCAAAAAGGAAATCCAGAGAGCGAAAAGGATACGGAAAAACCGCCAAG AGTATGATGCTTTGGCCAGAGTTATCAAGCAACATCCAGACAGACATGAGACCTTAAA GCAGCTTGAGGCTTTAGACAAAGAGCTTCAGCAGCTTTCACACATCAAAGAGAATGTGGACGACAAG TTAGAACTTCGTAAGAAACAGTTCCACGTCCTTCTCACCACCATTCAGGAACTTCAACAGACTTTGGAGA ATGATGAGAAGATGGAAAGCGATGATACCCAGGAGAGTCTGATGGAAAATGGAGACTAG
- the synpra gene encoding synaptoporin isoform X2, with protein MCMVIFAPLFAIFAFATCGGYSGQLRVSVDCINKSDSNLSIGINFAYPFRLNRVEFDVPMCEGRRQERLYLIGDFSSSAEFFVTIAVFSFLYSLLATVVYIFFQNKYRENNRGPLIDFIVTVVFSFMWLVSSSAWAKGLSDVKAATDPDEVVLLMSACKVQTNKCGSVYGPRWSGLNTSVVFGYLNFVLWAGNIWFVFKETGWHKGGAARYPASSSEKQATAFNQQVYNQGSFDQSGGAFTGTGDFAQSEYSQVGNYASSGPISYTNQ; from the exons CTTTTTGCCATCTTTGCATTTGCAACATGTGGAGGTTACTCTGGGCAACTGCGGGTTAGTGTGGACTGCATCAACAAGTCCGACAGCAACCTCAGTATTGGCATCAACTTTGCTTACCCATTCAG GTTGAACCGGGTGGAATTTGACGTGCCGATGTGTGAGGGAAGGAGGCAAGAGCGACTATACCTGATCGGAGATTTTTCTTCCTCTGCAGAGTTCTTCGTCACCATTGCTGTCTTTTCCTTTCTGTACTCCCTGCTGGCCACAGTGGTCTACATCTTTTTCCAGAACAAGTATCGCGAAAACAACCGCGGACCTCTCATT GACTTCATAGTGACGGTGGTGTTCTCATTTATGTGGCTAGTGAGTTCATCTGCCTGGGCAAAAGGTCTTTCAGATGTGAAGGCGGCAACCGATCCAGATGAGGTGGTTCTGCTCATGTCTGCATGTAAAGTGCAGACCAACAAGTGCGGCTCAGTGTACGGACCCAGATGGTCTGGCCTGAACACATCTGTG GTATTCGGCTATTTGAACTTCGTGCTGTGGGCTGGAAACATCTGGTTTGTGTTTAAAGAGACTGGATGGCACAAGGGAGGCGCAGCAAGATACCCTGCCTCATCCTCAGAAAAACAAGCTACGGCCTTCAACCAGCAGGTCTACAACCAGGGAAGCTTTGATCAATCAGGAGGTGCTTTTACTGGAACGGGGGACTTCGCCCAATCAGAGTACAGCCAGGTGGGAAATTATGCTTCGAGTGGGCCCATCTCCTACACCAATCAGTAA
- the synpra gene encoding synaptoporin isoform X1 translates to METANQIVSLGTFQVLKLPLGFIRVLEWLFAIFAFATCGGYSGQLRVSVDCINKSDSNLSIGINFAYPFRLNRVEFDVPMCEGRRQERLYLIGDFSSSAEFFVTIAVFSFLYSLLATVVYIFFQNKYRENNRGPLIDFIVTVVFSFMWLVSSSAWAKGLSDVKAATDPDEVVLLMSACKVQTNKCGSVYGPRWSGLNTSVVFGYLNFVLWAGNIWFVFKETGWHKGGAARYPASSSEKQATAFNQQVYNQGSFDQSGGAFTGTGDFAQSEYSQVGNYASSGPISYTNQ, encoded by the exons CTTTTTGCCATCTTTGCATTTGCAACATGTGGAGGTTACTCTGGGCAACTGCGGGTTAGTGTGGACTGCATCAACAAGTCCGACAGCAACCTCAGTATTGGCATCAACTTTGCTTACCCATTCAG GTTGAACCGGGTGGAATTTGACGTGCCGATGTGTGAGGGAAGGAGGCAAGAGCGACTATACCTGATCGGAGATTTTTCTTCCTCTGCAGAGTTCTTCGTCACCATTGCTGTCTTTTCCTTTCTGTACTCCCTGCTGGCCACAGTGGTCTACATCTTTTTCCAGAACAAGTATCGCGAAAACAACCGCGGACCTCTCATT GACTTCATAGTGACGGTGGTGTTCTCATTTATGTGGCTAGTGAGTTCATCTGCCTGGGCAAAAGGTCTTTCAGATGTGAAGGCGGCAACCGATCCAGATGAGGTGGTTCTGCTCATGTCTGCATGTAAAGTGCAGACCAACAAGTGCGGCTCAGTGTACGGACCCAGATGGTCTGGCCTGAACACATCTGTG GTATTCGGCTATTTGAACTTCGTGCTGTGGGCTGGAAACATCTGGTTTGTGTTTAAAGAGACTGGATGGCACAAGGGAGGCGCAGCAAGATACCCTGCCTCATCCTCAGAAAAACAAGCTACGGCCTTCAACCAGCAGGTCTACAACCAGGGAAGCTTTGATCAATCAGGAGGTGCTTTTACTGGAACGGGGGACTTCGCCCAATCAGAGTACAGCCAGGTGGGAAATTATGCTTCGAGTGGGCCCATCTCCTACACCAATCAGTAA